The sequence ATTCTGACGACTTGGTGTGAAATCTCGCTACATCGTAGGCACCGAATGTTTAGTAGACGCAGTTGGTAGCACCTGTGCAACGAAACGGTGTGAAATCTCGTGACTTCGTGGACACTGAATCTCGTCACTTCGTGGACAGTGGATCTCAATACGAAAAATGTCAAGCTGTGTGGAGTCACTAAGCTGCCTGCAACGCAACACCCGCCTCTTCTGACGGCAGGTTAATCCCCACGACCCCCGCAGGCGCAGGCGTCACCGGACGGTAATGAAAACGTGCCGGATGCAACCGGTAATAATCCTCCAATGCCTGCTGCCGCACCTGCCAAACATGCTCCCAAGACCCGTCGTGGACCTGCGCCGGAGAGAACAAAGCAATCCCCGAATGCTTGTGCTGCCCGTTGTACCACGGCACGTACCCATCCAAATAGGCTCGCGCATCGGCAAGCGCGGAGAATACTTTTGGATAATCGGGACGATACTTCATCGTCCTGAATCCGGACTCACTGAACGGGTTGTCATTCGATACGTAGGGCCGGTTATGGCTCAGCTCAACACCTTTGGCCTCCAACGCGTCTTTCAAGGCATTGGACTTCATGGCCGGCCCAGAATCGGCATGTACTACATGGGGCACGCCGTAGGTTTTGAAAGCGTCTTGGAACATCTCCACGGCCAGATGATCCGCTTCGCGCTCCTCCACCCGGTACCCGACGATCTGCCGGGAGAAAATATCGATGATCGAATAGGCCTTGAACACGCGGTTCTTATACGGCGAATACAAGTCGGTAATGTCCCACGACCAGATCTGCCCAGGACCGGTGGCTTTCAACACAGGCTTTTGTCCTCGTGTTGTGCGGTTTTGTTTTCGGGTGGGCACCTTCGGGCGGAGCATCTGCTCTTCGAGCGCTGCGGCAATACGCCACCATGCGCGCCGCGAGGCGAGCATGAGTCCTTCATCCCAGGCTGTGGCAAAGGAATGGTCCACCGAGTTCCCCTCGGCCCACCCGGCAAGAATACGCTCTTCGATGCGCTCACAGTCCCCGGGGCTGATCCTGGTGGAATAGGCGCGATCCGCCTGGTGGATCGGGTTCGTTGCCCTGGGCCTCGGACTGCTCCGGTAGTGCCAGGTCGAACGGGAAAGACCGGTGACTTTGAGGGCTTGGCGTTGCGAACCGTTAAGGCTCGTTAGGGCTCGGATCAGTTCGTTTTCCGTGGCGATGAATTCTTGCGCTCGTCCGTCGTTGACGTGGCGGGCTCTTGCTCGTTCAACGCGTGCAAGAGCCCGATAGCTTTTCCCAGGGCCTCGTTAGTTCCTTCGAGCTGGCGGACGCGTTCACGCAGCGCCTTGAGCTCGTCCTCGTGTTCTGCTTGTTCCTTGGCACGGGCTTGCTCGAAGGCTGAGCGTTGGCTCGGGGTAGTGTTCATCTGTCCATGATCTCGTGGAACGAGATTGCGGTCGAGGTCCCCTTCGAAGACGAGCTGGTTCCAGCGGTAGAACGTGGCCCTGGAGAAGGGCTGTTGCTGCAGCCATGCAGTCCGGGTGCCGTGGGGCTGCAGGTTGTATTGGTGGACGTAGTCCCTGATTTCTTCGCGGGTGACGCCGACGGTGCTCATGGTGGTTCCTTCTGGTCAGTGGTGGGTCGTGGTTGACTCACTTACAGCCTGACCGAGAGGGATACTTTGTATGTCCTGTCTCAAGACTTTGCGGACACACGATCTCATGACATCGTGGACACGATGTCTCATACCTTCGTGGACATTCGAGACGTGATTTTCTGGCACGCTCAATCGCATGCCTAACCCGGTGGTTTCATGGCAGGCGCGTCATTAACAGTCATTAAAACGAAAAAGTGATCCGGACTTGGGATAATAGGAGTGTCGAGCTTCTATTCCACCGAAATCAAGGATCACCTTTTCAGTGAACCATTCTACCCGAGTTTTCCCTGCCCTCCCGACCCAACTCACCAGCCAAGCCCTGGTCTCCCACGCTGGCCTGTCGGTGCTCAGCAACTTCCTGAACGCACTGGACTTCCAACGGGTCTGCGAAGACCGTTTCTCCCAGTTCGCGCCAGCCACCGCAGCCCACCGGCCAGGAAGAATCCTCGGAGCACTGGCGCTCTCGTTGGCCGCCGGCGGCGAACAAGCCACTGACATCGACCAGCTTCGAGCTGCGCCGGACCTCTTCGGCCCAGTGGCGTCCGATGCCACGGTCAGCAGGTTCATGCACCGGATCAAGGAGCAACCAGAAGCCTTCTCCTACGGGTTCGCCACCATGACCCGGACCCTGCGTTCCAAAGCCTGGACGGCAGCCGGACCACGCAACCCTGCCCGGCAGGCCACAGCGAACAACCCTCTGATCATCGACATCGATGCCTCCTTAGTGCACGTGCATTCCGACAAGGAACACAGTGCTGGCACGTATAAAGGCGGGTACGGTTTCTCACCGATGATCGCCATGGCTGACTACGGCAAACCCAACGGCACCGGAGAAGTCCTCGCGGTGCACCTGCGCCCGGGAAACCGCGGCGCGAATTCAGCGGCCTCGCATATCGAAGTGCTCACCCAGGCCTTGGCCCAGCTGCCGGATGATTTCTATGACGAACACGGGAACCTCATAGGCGAGAAGATCCTGGTCCGCACCGATAGCGCCGGCTCCTCCCGCGAGTTCCTGCACCACCTGGACTCGCTGAGGATCCAGTTCTCCACCTCGTATTCGCTGCCGGTCATCAAGGAACGGTTCATCCGGTGGATCGATGAGAAGAAGTTCTGGGAACCAGCCCTGGACGCTGACGGTGTCCAACGTGATAACGCGTGGGTGATCGACGCGAGCAAGGTGATAGAGCTGAAGGACTACCCGCCCGGGACAAGAATCTATTTGCGGGCCGAGCCCTTGCATCCCGGGGCGAAAGCGAACTTGTTCGATACTGACGGGAACCGTGTCACGGCGTTCTTGACCAATAGCCCGCGGTTCAACGTGGCATTCCTCGATGCCCGGCATCGGGCGCGGGGCCGGTGCGAGAACAGGATCAAGACGTTGAAGAATGCGGGGCTGGGCAAGCTGCCGTATTGGTCTTTTGCCGCGAATCAGGCGTGGGCTGACTTGGCAATGCTCGCACTGAATTTGGTGTCGTGGCTTCAACTTGCTGCGCTGCCTGGTGGCCATGAGGCAGGCTGCTGGGATATGAAGCGGTGGCGGTACCGGCTATTTTCAATGGCCGGGAAAGTCGTCACCGGCGGTCGGCAGCGCCGGCTGCTGATCCATGAAAGTGCACCAGAAGCGCAACTGCTATTCCTGCTTCAACAGAGTATTGGCTTGCTGTTCCATCGGTGGCGGCACGGCGAGTTGGCTGCCTGAACTGGTGGTTGCCCTGTTGCTTCTTTAGTTTTGAAAGGTCATTTCAGTCCAGGTCGGTGGAGCCTGGCACCCTGCGCTGGTGGTTCAGGCGCTTTTTGTCGTGGGTGGAATCGACGACGGCCACCGGGAATCCTTTGGTACTGGATTCCGGTGGCCGTCAGCGGCCACATGAAAAATTTGGGCTAACGCACTCTCTCCACGCCTGCGCGCGATGATCATCAGTTTCGATCCCACACAGCCCGAGGCCCTGAGCATCAGCGAATTCTGCAAGACCCAGAAAATCTCGCGAAGCATCTTCTACCGCATCCGCGAACGAGCCACACAAGAATCAGCCGGCGCGCTCCACCCGCGCTCCAGAGCCCCGAAACTACCCTCCAGACGCTACGGTCCCGACGTGATCAACGAACTGGTCTGGATCCGCAAGGAACTCAAGAACGACGGCTGGGACTACGGACCGAAGACCATCCATTACGAAGCGACCATCCTGGAAGAATTCCCGGGCGGCCAGATCCCGTCCGTGGCGACCATTGCCAGGCTGCTGGCCAGTGTGGGGCATGTTGAGCGCAGTCCGCGCAAGCGCCCGAAATCCTCGTACGTCCCCTTCGCGCGCTCTGCTGCCATGGCGTTGTGGCAACTCGACGCGTTCGAGTTCAGAACCCATTCTGATCAGGTGGTGACCGTCTACCAGCTCATTGACGATGCGACCCGATTCGACGTGGGCACCAGCGCGTACGCACGCCACGAGAACAGCGGTGACGCGCAACAGGTGCTCGCACGTGCCATCAATGACTACGGGCCGCCCAAGGAAGTCCTCAGCGATAACTCCAAGGCGTTCAACCAGCTT comes from Glutamicibacter arilaitensis Re117 and encodes:
- a CDS encoding DDE-type integrase/transposase/recombinase, whose protein sequence is MDHSFATAWDEGLMLASRRAWWRIAAALEEQMLRPKVPTRKQNRTTRGQKPVLKATGPGQIWSWDITDLYSPYKNRVFKAYSIIDIFSRQIVGYRVEEREADHLAVEMFQDAFKTYGVPHVVHADSGPAMKSNALKDALEAKGVELSHNRPYVSNDNPFSESGFRTMKYRPDYPKVFSALADARAYLDGYVPWYNGQHKHSGIALFSPAQVHDGSWEHVWQVRQQALEDYYRLHPARFHYRPVTPAPAGVVGINLPSEEAGVALQAA
- a CDS encoding IS1380-like element ISAar11 family transposase, giving the protein MNHSTRVFPALPTQLTSQALVSHAGLSVLSNFLNALDFQRVCEDRFSQFAPATAAHRPGRILGALALSLAAGGEQATDIDQLRAAPDLFGPVASDATVSRFMHRIKEQPEAFSYGFATMTRTLRSKAWTAAGPRNPARQATANNPLIIDIDASLVHVHSDKEHSAGTYKGGYGFSPMIAMADYGKPNGTGEVLAVHLRPGNRGANSAASHIEVLTQALAQLPDDFYDEHGNLIGEKILVRTDSAGSSREFLHHLDSLRIQFSTSYSLPVIKERFIRWIDEKKFWEPALDADGVQRDNAWVIDASKVIELKDYPPGTRIYLRAEPLHPGAKANLFDTDGNRVTAFLTNSPRFNVAFLDARHRARGRCENRIKTLKNAGLGKLPYWSFAANQAWADLAMLALNLVSWLQLAALPGGHEAGCWDMKRWRYRLFSMAGKVVTGGRQRRLLIHESAPEAQLLFLLQQSIGLLFHRWRHGELAA